The Halovivax ruber XH-70 genome includes the window CGCGGTCGGCGTGGCCGGAGAACCCGTCGACGGTTTCGACGTTCATGTTGAGCGAGAGGGTACCGCGGCCGCCGCCACCGTTGTCGTGGCGACCGATGTCGGAGACGGGAATCTCGTCCCAGCCGTTCTGGATGCGCCGACCGAGCGTCCCCTGGGCCTGATAGCCGACGAAGGTCAGCGTCGAGTCCGGATCGGGGCCGATGTGGCTGAGCCAGGACATGATCGGGCCACCGGTGACCATCCCCGACGTCGAGAGGATGATACACGGCTCACCGTCGGCGACGTCCTGGCGTTCCTCCTCGCCGCCGTCGATGTGGTTGAACTGCTCGGCGAGGAACGGGTTCTCGTCGTCGTGGAAGATGCGATCCCGGAGGTCGTCACGGAGGTACTCGGGATAGGTGGTGTGGATGGCCGTCGCCTCCCAGATCATCCCGTCCAGATGAACCGGCATCGTCGGAATGTCGCCCTCGCGCATCGCCTCCTCCAGAACGAGCATGATCTCCTGGGAGCGACCGACGGCGAACGCCGGGATGACGACCTTGCCGCCACGCTCGTAGGTTTCGTTGATCACCTCCGTCAGGTTTCGCTCCGAGTCAGCCTGGTCGGTCTGGTAGTCGTTTCGCCCGCCGTAGGTTGACTCGAGAACGAGCGTCTCCACGCGCGGGAAGTCGTTGACGGCGCCGTTGAACAGCCGGGTGTCTTCGTAGTGGATGTCACCGGAGAAGGCGACGTTGTAGAGGCCGTCCCCGATGTGGAAGTGCGAGACCGCCGACCCGAGGATGTGGCCCGCGTTGTGGAACGTGAGCTTGACGTCCGGCGCGATGTCGGTGACGTCGCCGTACTCGAGGGGGATGCAGTGTTTGATGGCCTCGCGAACCTGCTCTGACTCGTACGGTGGCGTGCGGCCTTCCTTGGCTGCGACGTCCAGGTAGTCGAGCGTGAGCAGGCCCATGAGGTCGCGAGTGGGTTCCGTACAGTAAATCGGCCCGTCGTAGCCGTATTTGAAGAGAAGCGGGATGAGCGCGGAGTGGTCGAGGTGGGCGTGGGTCAGGACGACCGCGTCGATTGTCTGGGGACCGGCACCGAGCGCCTCCGGCGCGTGAAGGTACGGCACTTCGCCTTCGGCACCCGGTTTGTCCCCACAGTCGATGAGGATCCGGGTTTCGGGTGTCGACAGGATGAACGCTGCCCGGCCGACCTCGCGGCTACAGCCAAGCGTCGTGATGCGGACGTACTCGTCGTCCGACATCTCTTCACGGTGGATCTGTC containing:
- a CDS encoding beta-CASP ribonuclease aCPSF1; protein product: MSTVEQQLDDLKAEITSELPSDISVSSVKYEGPELVVYTHDPKKFAQEGDLVRKLASKLRKRITVRPDPSVLSRPEEAREQIMNVIPDDAGVEDLDFHADTGEVVIEAAKPGMVIGRHGSTLREITKTVGWTPEVVRTPPIESSTVSNVRNFLKHERDERRDVLERVGRQIHREEMSDDEYVRITTLGCSREVGRAAFILSTPETRILIDCGDKPGAEGEVPYLHAPEALGAGPQTIDAVVLTHAHLDHSALIPLLFKYGYDGPIYCTEPTRDLMGLLTLDYLDVAAKEGRTPPYESEQVREAIKHCIPLEYGDVTDIAPDVKLTFHNAGHILGSAVSHFHIGDGLYNVAFSGDIHYEDTRLFNGAVNDFPRVETLVLESTYGGRNDYQTDQADSERNLTEVINETYERGGKVVIPAFAVGRSQEIMLVLEEAMREGDIPTMPVHLDGMIWEATAIHTTYPEYLRDDLRDRIFHDDENPFLAEQFNHIDGGEEERQDVADGEPCIILSTSGMVTGGPIMSWLSHIGPDPDSTLTFVGYQAQGTLGRRIQNGWDEIPVSDIGRHDNGGGGRGTLSLNMNVETVDGFSGHADRAGLENFVKTMNPRPEKVLCVHGDERSVQDLSSALYHDYNMRTFAPKNLETFRFL